The Setaria italica strain Yugu1 chromosome IX, Setaria_italica_v2.0, whole genome shotgun sequence genome has a window encoding:
- the LOC101782951 gene encoding uncharacterized protein LOC101782951, whose amino-acid sequence MLRNILSQSWRNGAHVLQEGNPGPALYTCWRRFHSGQILSSSRSFFGVEDFVDEDNSKPYTYKKEKRSKNPHKHISFKQRTIAHMEPFTLDVFISKRFVSASLTHRSTCRQVAVAGTNSKDIKAALKSRSDIPACLAVGRFLAERAKEADVYTCTYTPRERDKFEGKIRAVVQSLIDNGINVKLYLD is encoded by the exons ATGCTGAGAAATATTTTGAGCCAGTCATGGAGGAATGGAGCACATGTGCTGCAGGAAGGAAATCCAGGACCGGCACTGTATACATGCTGGAGGCGATTTCACAGTGGACAG ATCTTAAGCTCTTCCAGGAGCTTCTTTGGCGTGGAGGACTTTGTGGATGAAGATAACAGTAAACCCTACACAtacaagaaggaaaagagaTCGAAGAACCCACACAAGCATATTTCTTTTAAGCAGCGCACCATCGCCCACATGGAGCCCTTCACGCTGGACGTCTTCATATCCAAGCGCTTCGTCTCGGCGTCCCTCACGCACCGCTCGACGTGCAGGCAGGTCGCGGTCGCCGGGACCAATTCGAAGGACATCAAGGCGGCGCTCAAGTCGAGGTCCGACATACCGGCCTGCCTGGCCGTGGGCCGTTTCCTGGCTGAGAGGGCGAAGGAGGCCGACGTCTACACCTGCACGTACACGCCGAGGGAGCGGGACAAGTTCGAGGGGAAGATCAGGGCCGTTGTCCAGTCGCTGATCGATAATGGGATCAATGTGAAGCTATACCTTGACTGA
- the LOC101783907 gene encoding uncharacterized protein LOC101783907, translating into MTGQEETMEQAGGVVTEGQEPTDDNDDAKNGEVEAAVSPACAPKAAAAMPPSLPRHRRSKSASSDRNAEACKHGPPHGHGAVEQRCGQAPSAISPCSSKNPTDARRSCATTAGGSVHQAPRDHRPNASPNHRVSLENDVRQLQLNLHQERSMRVMLDRAIGRASSTLSPGHRHFPAQTKELIAEIELLEEEIANREQHVLTLYRSIFDQCMSGPSSGQSSGISSPAHTKNITTRTARRQPSIISSAFCSSKKLPLQPFHIMESLSESGRTKNMLKAKIKHQSFSSETLDIHPISFPPDPKKLPYSGSSSLARTLKDHLYQCPSKISEEMVRCMASIYYLLRTEAPEKPEKARSPFLSRSSTNVILPRRVNGEENSSSNNKCTVEIASISVDKNQMPDVSYAITHYRLLVEQLERVDLSMSDYSIKLAFWINVYNSLIMHAYLAYGIPNSSLKRMALFHKAAYNIGGHAVTANSIEHALLCFKSPRIGRWFESILSTAMRKKCADEKQLVQLKFGLPDCQPLALFALCTGASSDPMLRVYTAKNVMEELERAKREFLQATVVARKSKKKVFLPRLVERYAREACLGPDDVLLWAQREGGVAAAADGRPQQDAAQRGAGSRRKAAQAVEWLPYAARFRYAFPRTMVDKPHC; encoded by the exons ATGACAGGTcaggaagaaacgatggagcaGGCGGGAGGGGTGGTGACCGAAGGGCAAGAACCGAccgacgacaacgacgacgcCAAGAACGGCGAAGTGGAGGCCGCGGTCTCGCCGGCGTGTGCGCctaaggccgccgccgccatgccccCTTCCTTGCCGCGCCACCGGCGGTCCAAGAG TGCATCTTCTGACAGGAACGCGGAGGCGTGCAAGCATGGACCACCGCATGGGCATGGCGCCGTCGAGCAACGCTGCGGCCAAGCACCGTCTGCCATCTCTCCCTGCTCGTCCAAG AACCCGACGGACGCGAGGAGGTCTTGCGCGACCACCGCCGGAGGCTCGGTTCACCAGGCGCCGCGAGATCACAGGCCCAACGCGTCGCCGAACCACCGCGTGTCGCTGGAGAATGAT GTTAGGCAGCTGCAGCTGAATTTGCATCAGGAGAGGTCCATGAGGGTCATGCTTGATCGGGCGATTGGCCGGGCATCAAGCACTCTATCTCCTGGCCATAGGCATTTCCCAGCCCAG ACAAAGGAACTGATAGCAGAGATTGAATTGCTCGAGGAGGAAATCGCCAACCGTGAGCAGCACGTTCTTACTCTCTACAGAAGCATCTTTGATCAGTGCATGTCCGGGCCATCGTCGGGGCAGAGCTCTGGTATTTCGTCCCCCGCACACACCAAGAATATCACTACTAGAACTGCTAGAAGGCAGCCAAGCATAATATCAAGTGCATTTTGCTCATCCAAGAAGCTCCCACTACAGCCTTTCCACATCATGGAGTCGCTGTCCGAGTCGGGAAGAACCAAGAATATGCTCAAGGCCAAGATCAAGCATCAATCTTTCTCAAGCGAAACATTGGATATCCATCCTATATCGTTCCCACCAGATCCGAAAAAG CTACCTTATTCGGGGAGTAGTTCTCTGGCTCGCACTCTGAAAGATCACCTTTATCAATGCCCAAGCAAAATATCAGAAGAAATGGTCAGATGTATGGCCTCCATATACTATCTTCTGCGCACCGAAGCACCAGAAAAGCCTGAAAAGGCCCGTTCACCATTCTTGTCAAGATCATCGACGAATGTCATACTTCCTCGGAGAGTGAACGGGGAGGAAAATAGTTCATCAAACAACAAATGTACTGTGGAAATAGCTTCCATATCAGTTGACAAGAACCAGATGCCAGATGTTTCTTATGCGATTACTCACTACAG GTTGCTTGTGGAGCAGCTTGAAAGGGTTGATCTGAGCATGTCAGATTACAGTATTAAATTGGCCTTCTGGATTAATGTGTACAATTCTCTTATCATGCAT GCGTATCTGGCATACGGAATTCCAAACAGCTCGCTGAAAAGAATGGCGCTATTTCACAAG GCTGCCTACAATATTGGAGGTCATGCCGTTACCGCCAATTCCATTGAACACGCCTTGCTGTGCTTCAAATCTCCACGGATTGGTCGT TGGTTCGAGTCCATTCTCTCGACGGCGATGCGGAAGAAATGCGCGGACGAGAAGCAGCTGGTCCAGCTCAAGTTCGGCCTGCCGGACTGCCAGCCTCTGGCCCTTTTCGCCCTGTGCACCGGCGCTTCGTCTGACCCCATG CTGCGGGTGTACACGGCCAAGAACGTGAtggaggagctggagcgcgCCAAGCGGGAGTTCCTGCAGGCCACGGTGGTGGCGCGTAAGTCCAAGAAGAAGGTGTTCCTGCCGCGCCTCGTCGAGCGGTACGCCCGGGAGGCGTGCCTGGGCCCCGACGACGTCCTCCTCTGGGCGCAGCGCGAGgggggcgtcgccgccgccgccgacggccgacCGCAGCAGGACGCCGCCCAGCGGGGCGCGGGGAGCCGGCGAAAGGCCGCGCAGGCCGTCGAGTGGCTGCCGTACGCCGCCAGGTTCCGGTACGCCTTCCCCAGGACCATGGTCGACAAGCCGCACTGCTAG